The Lolium rigidum isolate FL_2022 chromosome 1, APGP_CSIRO_Lrig_0.1, whole genome shotgun sequence region CGGGCAGACAAGGTCTATAAATCTTCCAACCGTGCATGTAGCCCGTCTATTCTCGCTTCTTGACATGTTTATAGCTAGGTTTTGTTCCTACGCGCGCGTAGCTAGCAGAGCACCACCCTCCAAACCTAGCCTGCCTGCGCACGAAACCAccactcctcctccacctctctttCACTCTCTTATATATAGACCccacctctctctcctccacctcccgtcttcttcctccctcccatctctctctctctctctccacctaCAAGCGTGCGCCCGTGCGTGCCGGCCGCCCGCCCGCCATGGGGTTCCCGTCGGTCTGCTACTGCGTCATCCTGCCGCAGCCGCTCATCCTCGTGCTGCAGCTGCTCGACTTCCTCCGGCACGCCGTGCTGCTCTGCCTCTCCTCGCtcggcctcgccgcgccgccggcggcCGACGACCACCCCGCctacgcgccgccgccggacctCTGGGcatcggaggaggacgacgatgcggCTACGTCGCCGTACCTGGCCACCGGCCCGGCTCCCGCGCCGGCCGTCATCAAGGCGCGCCTCCCGGCCGTCCGGTACGCCGACCTCAGGAGCCGCCgctcggccgccgccggtgggGCCGCTGCGTCGACGACGTGCTGCGCCGTGTGCCTGGGCGCGCTCGAGGCGCGGCACCGCGTCCGCGAGCTCGGCAACTGCGCGCACGCCTTCCACAAGGCGTGCATCGATAAGTGGGTCGACAAGGGCCAGGCCACCTGCCCCCTGTGCCGGGCCCTCCTGCTCCCAATCGATGCCGACGCCGGCGAGCTGTCCTCCTACTCCTTCTGATCTCAAGCTCCACGAAACACCCTGCTGGCTGCTGCAGCCTGGACGCCGGCCGGCGGCCGGCACCGAAAGAGATAGCCCGGACAGCTGGTCAGGCCCGTATAGCGAGCTAGCCGCTGCGCCTCTCCAtcaatccatccatccatccgtgGTCGGTCTGTCCATGTGGATCCATGCTCTTTCACGAGAGAAAAATCCAAAGAGACCAAGGGAGGCGTGGTGGTGGAGTATTATTGGTAGGTGAGGCACTAATTATGAGGAGGACAGGGATGGCTACCTGCATTGGATCTGGTGAAATGCCCACTATACATAGCACTAGCAGCAGATCCGTTTGCTTTCTCCACCTCACCCGCTTCACTTTCTTTTTTATCTTCTTTTTGTAATCTTCCTTTCCTCTCCTTTCGCTTTTCTTCTCTTCCCTTTTTGTTAGGGTTTCTATTCTTCCTATTAACTTATTTTTGTAAGGGAATTCAGAGAGAGAGATCAAGATCAAGAAAGAGAGATGTACATAGCTTCCTCCACTCCACTTGACAGTACTGCAAGAATTAATAAGAATTGTCTCTCACATCCGTCAACTTAATTACCTCAGTGTGATTGCTATCGCATCTTTACAATATCTGCATGTGTTTGAGCTCCCTGCTTATTTTTCGCAACTTGTGGAGTAACAAAGTGGTATATGTGGATTGCACCTGTGAAAACAAACCATGGTTTGTATGTACTCGCCCGGTGTTTCCAATGCATATGTTGCTATCGTGTTTGGTGTTTTGGTGTTAG contains the following coding sequences:
- the LOC124682929 gene encoding brassinosteroid-responsive RING protein 1-like, translating into MGFPSVCYCVILPQPLILVLQLLDFLRHAVLLCLSSLGLAAPPAADDHPAYAPPPDLWASEEDDDAATSPYLATGPAPAPAVIKARLPAVRYADLRSRRSAAAGGAAASTTCCAVCLGALEARHRVRELGNCAHAFHKACIDKWVDKGQATCPLCRALLLPIDADAGELSSYSF